In Camelina sativa cultivar DH55 chromosome 17, Cs, whole genome shotgun sequence, the genomic stretch attaaagttttaatttaaataaaacatataacattgacattaaaaacataagaaaattacaaacttacaaaaacttgaaaaaaacaaaaaatacaataaaaacatggAAGATTCTCAACTTCGAATGTACATTTTGTCTAATAGCCTcaaaaagatttgttttgtcAAACAGAGGAGACTCGATGAACATGCACAAACCCAGAATTGCATGAAGAGAATACCTTGTCAAAAATTGTAGATATAGCTGGTTATTTACACCTCCAGGAGTACTTGATTGATCACTAGAAGAAAGAGATCTTTTAGAAGGGAGCTGCATCTTTATCGAGATCTTTGTGTGAACGCAAAGGTTCTGATAGATCCTTTGACACAATCTGCAGAAGCCAGAGGAAGTACTAACTCAGAAGACGAACTTTGTATCAGAGGCCAAATATGAAATAAGTAACAAGGAAAGTTTGAAGTGTGCTCTGCTCCTAAACAAATTTCTTATTACTATACTTGCAAGACAAATGGTCATATAATNTAGAAACGCTTGGGCCTTTCTGCAATTGTTCCCAAAAAAGCATAACTATTAAACTATCTACCATaatttaaagacaaaaagatAAACTTCTGTAAGAATAACTTCAACCTTTTGCAATGATGCGCAAGGTCCAATAATCCCTTGGATTTTTACGTCCTTTGAACAGATGACCTCAAGTGCACCACTGAAATGATAGGTTGAAAAACGAGTGAGAATGTCACTAACTAAATTACCTGATCAAGTGCGGATGCAAAAAGGTCCAGTACATGTCCTTGGTTAACCAATTGGTTAGCGAGAGCATCATAAAATTTCTCTGCTTTCTTATAGAAGGGAGCTGCATCTTTATCGAGATCTTTGTGTGAACGCAAAGGTTCTGATAGATCCTTTGACACAATCTGCAGAAGCCAGAGGAAGTACTAACTCAGAAGACGAACTTTGTATCAGAGGCCAAATATGAAATAAGTAACAAGGAAAGTTTGAAGTGTGCTCTGCTCCTAAACAAATTTCTTATTACTATACTTGCAAGACAAATGGTCATATAATACGGAGATGCATAACCCACACGTAGCTCAGCACAAGATGAAGAGAAAATCCATCATAGCTCAAGATTACAGCCTAACAGATTTGCAATGCAAAATTCAAACTAGCTTAAGCAACAAACTAGTCATCTTATAGCATATACATCCCATCCTTACACTCAGAAATTCATACACTCATCCAGCTAACCTAGAAACATAATCTAAAAACCTAATTCGAACCAAAACTGAGACACGCAACTATcgaaacaaaaaacataaaccaaaaccgtaaatcaaaacaaaaaacagagacattTGCAGCGTAAACCCAGAGATAAAACTATTATCGAGAACAATCGAACCACAGACTAAACAATCGAACACCAGACTTACCGAATCAGGGGAAAAAATCGAAAATACAATACAATAAAATTCCTAAATCGTACATACTAAACtaaatcaaagaaccctaaatcgagaGACTAAATTCAGgataaaaaattgaaacccaTAACCCTATATCCAACTCTAATAACAAATAAGAGACTCAATCGAGAACTCTAAATCGAGAATCAATATCGAATCGACAAACAATATACCAAACCCTAAAATCGCAAACGGCGTTGGAACACTAACCTCGTGAGATTGGAACCGGCGGATACCCTTCAAGATGAAACCACAGATCGATTCGGATGACGAAACTAACTGATGCTTTCGCCGGGAAAACAAGTCGCcgtcgagagagaaagaaacaataaaGAGGGAGTcggagatgaaaaaaaaaaagtgatatttcgatttttttgtttaccctACCCAAACAATACAAACATATCACACGCAGACACGTGTAATGAAGGACGATGAAAAAACGTCCCCTAATAAGGAACATATCTTGTTAATATAtcgaattttgatttaaattaaatcactTAATTGACAAGAACGGTGTTTAGGGACACCGATGCAAATGCCCTAAGTGTTTGATGAACTAGAAGGTTAACTTAtagttcaaaaaaaacaaaaaaagtgaaaaaacaatccagaaaaagtaaaataatcCATTTTTCATGATTTGGTAGGTTAATAGCATGATGtcgaaattgtaaaattttaactGATCATTTACTATTCTAAAATCTGTTTGGTGTATCACAAATACAGAATAGTGTTAATATTGGACATATTTAAACACATGTCATCAATTTCACAATATTCATCATTAATGAAAGcagctgttaaaaaaaaaaaaaaaaaaaaggtgtcaCACTAATTAATGTGAAACGCAtccaaatatataacaaaatatcacAAATTGCATACATCACCTCATATATAGACAGAAAGTAAATTTTTATggtaattaaaatatacattttgttaacgAGCTCTCAGAGCAAATTCCAACACAACGTCGAAGCAATAATGGAGGATCTTGTTATTGTCTTGATAGCCCTCTTCAGTTTGGCTGTTATTAGTGGTACGATATCTTGTTGCATCTGTCTGCAGGCGGATGAGAAGAAACGAACAGTCACCACTACTATCGATGACGCGAGAAGAAGTAAAGACGGTGGCTTCATGATTTTTCCAGTAGCGGCTGTCTCCTCCGGGGATCACTGCGGTCATCATGTCTCCTCCGGGGATCACGGCGGTGGTTGTGGTGGACATGGAGGAGGATGTGGCGGAGGATGCGGAGGTAATTAACGATTCTTCTGCTTTAGTTTAGGCCATTCGTAATTTTGTTTATAGTACCATCGACTAAACCCagttaaagaaaatttaaatttcaagtTACTGACTCCACtgagatttttattattattggttattgcaAACGctacaaaatatattacataccTACCTAACTCTTCCATATCCATGAAAAATTTGCATTTTCTTGATGtatccatgaacaaaaaaaagaagttgtcaATTGATTAGTAAAAGTTAGACATAATCGCGCTCCAGTGGAGAATGGAGATCAAAGGCATATACGGTGGAATGGTTAACTAATTAGATAATCGAATGACTCCATAAAGAGGAATAAAGTGTAATTCACTGAATCGAGGATGCTTCCTCGTTGTTGAGGAGAGTTGTATTCAACAAGATGGATGATGATCGAACAAACTCATCAGAAACGCGTCAATCATAATtgtgaaataattttgttcttgtGGTGTAAAATCAGATTATAATATGAATCACTAACTTATGGACCCTATAGAAAATCAAGAGGAGTTATtgtgagatattattattatgtaaataTGTATCGCTATCTATCTAATTAAGGAAATTAGGTTAACATTCTTTTCCTATATAAACCAAACCatatctgtataaaccacaccGGTGTTCTCTTAACTTAACAGAAGCATCTAGACAGCCTCTTCACACGGTTAAGAAAACTTTAACGTCTCATCATCATACGCCACGTGTCAAAACCTGGTGCCTTCAAGAACGTTCGCctttactcttcttctctttttaactGCTTTTATAACTTCTACAATCCTAATTTTTTCTCAGCCTCGAAATCTCaaattttctcgggaaaaaaaaaaacgtaacgatcgaaccaaaaacaaaaaaaaggaaaacaaattccGAAACTTGTTAATTCCTAGATCatcgtccttcttcttctccggttcTTTCCAGTATTCGAATATTCCCGCGTTCGTTTGATCAAGAATCCATTGTGTCGGTCGATTACAGTTTTACAGAATGCATAAGTGGAATCTTCCTTACCGGAAAGATGACGTGGAGACCGGCGCTAGTGGCGGTGAGAGAACTCTTTATCCGACGATGCTCGAGAGCCCCGAACTCCGATGGGGTTTCATCCGTAAGGTATATTCCATAATCGTTTTCCAGCTTTTAGCAACCATCGCCGTCGCCGCCACGGTGGTTTTCGTCCGTCCGATTGCCGTGTTCTTCGCCACCACTAGTGCCGGTCTTGCTCTCTGGATTGTCCTAATCATCACACCTCTTCTaggtaaccaaaaaaatctaaattcaattcgatgttttttatttattttagggttttggtttaatttgttattgttctgttttggtTGCAGTAATGTGTCCTCTGTACTATTACCACCAGAAACATCCGGTGAATTACTTGCTTCTAGGGATCTTCACGGTGGCTATGGCTTTCGCCATTGGATTGACGTGTGCTTTCACCAGTGGTAAGTCTTTCCTTGTCACACACTCTACTTCTCCTCCTTATTCCTTTCTTGTCTTTCAAGCGACTTATATTAATTGCTTTAAACCACACGCTTTCTATAATAGCCTGTAAGGACCTCCAATACATTTTAGCTGGTTTTGACTTTCCTCATACTCAATAATTGGTTCACTGATAGCTTAATCTTTCCATAGAAACCATTGATTTGTCTTTATACCACATTGGATAAACCCTTATGTAGTTTcaaattattcattaaattttggaaatttgttGCTGGAACAGGAAAAGTGATTCTTGAAGCAGCGATTTTAACGACAGTAGTGGTGCTTTCCTTAACCTTGTACACCTTTTGGGCGGCGAAGAAAGGATATGACTTCAATTTCCTCGGTCCATTCTTATTTGGTGCTCTCATCGTTCTCATGGTCTTTGCCCTTATTCAGGTAAGTATACAcacttcttttggttttaacatTGGAATGCAAGAACTGAAAACAGAGCCTAATGGtggcttttttgtttttttgcagatATTCTTTCCGTTGGGTCGGCTCTCAGTGATGATCTATGGTTGTTTAGCTGCGATAATATTCTGTGGGTACATAGTTTACGATACAGACAATCTCATCAAACGTTACAGTTACGATGAGTACATCTGGGCTGCAGTTTCGCTCTACTTGGATATTATCAACCTCTTCTTGGCTCTCCTTACCATTTTCAGAGCTGCCGAATGAAGCGTCTTTGCTCCTTTTTTTAAGTCATGATCAGTGTTATTATCATGTCCTTCAAATATGTAAATCTTTGATATTATTTGTTAACAGAACCTCCTTTTCTTTGGCAAGCTAACTTGTTTTAGTAATCGATTAGTATTGGAACTTGCGCTTAAAGTCCATATTCTGTTGTTTTAACACAACACAGCTATGTCTGCATCTGAAACGCAGACTCAGAACAAAACTTGAAACTTTGACTTTTCCTCTTAACCATTTCCAacatacaaatttctttcaaacTCTACAAAAACGCAAAAAGAGATATTAGCAGAAGTGTTTCTCTTTCCATATCAAACTTCAATTCGATTCCATTCAcatgaatattattttatttagattacTTGCAACAACAAATCTAACAATCACGGAGATGGAGGCGGCTGCACGCACCCACAAAGTATCCTGTTTTTCATTCTCTTTCGTCGCTCACCTC encodes the following:
- the LOC104754415 gene encoding BI1-like protein; its protein translation is MHKWNLPYRKDDVETGASGGERTLYPTMLESPELRWGFIRKVYSIIVFQLLATIAVAATVVFVRPIAVFFATTSAGLALWIVLIITPLLVMCPLYYYHQKHPVNYLLLGIFTVAMAFAIGLTCAFTSGKVILEAAILTTVVVLSLTLYTFWAAKKGYDFNFLGPFLFGALIVLMVFALIQIFFPLGRLSVMIYGCLAAIIFCGYIVYDTDNLIKRYSYDEYIWAAVSLYLDIINLFLALLTIFRAAE